One part of the Dermacentor silvarum isolate Dsil-2018 chromosome 6, BIME_Dsil_1.4, whole genome shotgun sequence genome encodes these proteins:
- the LOC125946343 gene encoding uncharacterized protein LOC125946343, which translates to MAEAPGDQNKGQDANRKSKKKRQQQQPKKSAKEDAQRDGQLQKDTKAGKVPEGKEGAKVGNAERLPKSLPAKDSAEPNNPRTLTKLRPSLLALREAFRKLAPKPKMDMGGRKISVVSSSMASGPSSPASGPSTPAGRSTVVSPIRSHEHSQEGHSIVDIGRNKNGNQSPTSGHVSPSNSTAVRSLPRNFSGNITGGRLLAYCVAALVMLAVAVLLVVIMTMIFKRMPSKKQEVSSSVTTVTSPHQVKGGVGADGYDRTMLPVR; encoded by the exons ATGGCGGAAGCACCCGGTGATCAGAATAAAGGACAAGACGCAAACAGGAAGAGTAAGAAGAAGCGTCAACAGCAGCAGCCCAAAAAGTCGGCGAAGGAAGACGCCCAGCGAGATGGCCAGCTCCAGAAAGATACGAAGGCGGGCAAG GTCCCTGAAGGAAAGGAAGGTGCCAAAGTCGGAAATGCTGAAAGACTGCCCAAGTCGCTTCCTGCCAAGGACAGCGCGGAACCCAACAACCCGAGGACGCTGACCAAGCTTCGACCTTCCTTATTGGCACTCAGAGAGGCG TTCAGGAAGCTGGCGCCCAAACCGAAAATGGACATGGGAGGCAGAAAGATATCGGTGGTTTCTTCTTCCATGGCGTCCGGACCATCATCACCTGCGTCAGGCCCGTCTACACCCGCCGGGCGTTCTACGGTCGTATCACCCATAAGGAGCCACGAGCACAGCCAGGAGGGGCATTCCATCGTGGATATCGGCCGCAACAAGAACGGCAACCAATCGCCCACTTCCGGTCACGTGTCACCCTCCAACAGCACCGCCGTACGCTCTCTCCCGCGAAACTTCTCTGGCAACATCACCGGTGGCCGGTTGCTGGCATACTGCGTCGCGGCTCTTGTCATGCTCGCTGTTGCCGTACTTCTGGTCGTGATCATGACCATGATCTTCAAGCGAATGCCATCTAAGAAACAAGAGGTTTCTTCGTCCGTCACGACTGTCACCAGTCCTCATCAAGTGAAAGGTGGTGTCGGCGCGGACGGTTACGATCGTACCATGTTACCTGTACGATGA